GGCTAGCGCCTAGCTCTTCAAGCGAGGAGACCAGGGTTTGATCCCCAACCTCCACACTTTTTCCCTCCCTTTTCTCACGCAAATCCTCCCCCACGTAtgcgttcatgggccggcccatgtgcggggcTTGGCTCCCAAATTTTTTCATCTCATTTTTTGTCTTTTTATTTTCTCATTATGTTCTCTTCATTCTTTAAACCAATTCAGAATTTCTAAtttttaaaaattatgagttttcaaaaacatgttcgAGAAATCAAAAAATATTTAGGAAATCATAAAAATATTGCGGATTAAAAAATTGTTGGTGGTTTTGCAAATTTTGTTCGCAAATTATAAGAAATATTCATGATTTGGAAAAAAATGGTCggaaataaaatcatgttcattatttttaaaaatgatcatgtattcaaaacatattcaggAATCTGACaaagtgtccatgaaattttagaaaatgttcacaaaaattcaaaaaaacacaAATTTTAAAAGTTGTTCCCTAATTTGAAAAAAACACATTAATTCAAAAATAATTGTTTAGTAAAAAATCGTGAATTTGAAAActgttcatgcatttcaaaagaTGTTCGTAAACAAAAATAACGTTCatgtttttttcttcagaaaatccaaaaattcaaaaaaaatgtttgttgATTCGGAAAACTGTTCACCGATTCAAAACATCCAGGATTTGATTAGTTTTCTGAAAGTCTTTATATGTCTAGGGGGTTGGGAGGAGTTCATGGTTGATgagatttgtttttaaagttttaaacattccCTTGCGCAACATAATGACAAGTGTGTCATGCAGTGGCAAGCTCATAGTCTTGGAATTTACCATGTCGAGCATTGTGATCACGTGGACATCGCGACCATCATCAGCGAGGGTGGGAAGAAAAAAAAATGGCAACATGGTGAGCCATCGTGTTAAAATAGAGGACGCTCATACATCAGGGTATTAAGTCATATTTATTTGATTAGCGCATGACTCTTTTGCTAGTAGTATAAAAAGTTGAATTCTTCGTTGGCTATTTACCCCCGTACGAACAATGCATGCCTATATAGCATAGATCTGTCAAGTTTTGCAGAATATTGTACAGTACCCCCTGCCTGCTCACACACATCCGTTCCGTTTTAAGCCCCACAACCTCAAGTGGATCCTCTGTGCATGCACTGGCACAACAGAGGCGCCGGTCTTTAAGAAATGGATACTACGCGTATGCATGATTGAACATCTTTCCTTGGATGCATGTAGAGCGTTGTGATCGTCCACTGTTCAGCTATATCATCTCGTGACCGATGCGCTGTCTCCGAGCTACTGGTTCATCATGCATGCCGGCGCGGCCATCGGTCGAGCCGATCTGCCATTGGGCAAATCAGGTTGGGCTgcatctttcttttttctttttccttttcttttctgaattTGAGATGTGGACTGCATCGATCTTCTTGTGTGTCGGTAGGCCAGCCTATGATCGATCATCAACTGCGCAACAGTAGGAGTATGATCATGCCATCATTAAACATCGAGATGATAAAATCACGTCGGTTGAAGTACTAGTACTGCTTGTAGCTAGGTTGGGTCTCTTCTGATCTTCTGAGTTGCAGAAAGAATGTGCACTTCGTACCGCTGGCTTTATAAATATATTTAGCACACGTCAGAAATTCCAAAGGTTATAGTTAGGGTACCACTACATCAACCTAATTAATGGTTTTCaattcaaaaaagaagaagaagaaaaatggctTTGATATTTCTTCATATGACCAACAAATAACTATTTCATCTGATAAGGAAAAAATAACTATTTTCTAGTAAACGTTAGAATGGAACGATCACAACTACTTCAGGATTTCTGGGAGTACAAAAGGATGAGAAAATATTTATTTAACGGCTATAATTTGTGAGAGCATATATGGTTTAGTAGATCGAGAATTATAAAAGTTCACCAAAAGTATAAAATATCTCGAACATAATAAAAACTACACCGTGATTTCGAGACCACCGAACGACCACTATTGTCGTCAGAACAAGCCGCCGACTTGATCTTGTCGATGGCAACTGGGATGTCATCGTGCacatgcccctaaggaccagctTCCTGGAGCCGCTGTTGTCGCCATTGAATCCTTGCATAGATTTGAAGCACCTGACACCAAATTTCACCacatgacgagaaaccctaaccttaCCGCCTCAAGAAGATGGCAGGAATCTACGCCGGAGCTCCATTGACTACGTCCAACCGGACGAACTCGAGAGGTGTCGAACCCcggaagacaaactcgaagaagaagcaCCTCCATCCACCCAAGCATCGCACCAGCAATGACTAAAAAATCCTAACCTAAATTACTAACAGGAGCGGAGACATCGGATTCCCCTTCCCGCCACCGGACATCGGAGTTGCGGTCAGAGGGGGGGTGAATCCACTGGCTCCTCGGTGAAGTGTGAAGGAAAAAGTTTGCCATAACCGCCTAGGGTTAGGGGAGGAAACAAGAGGAAGTCATGGTGTTTAGGTCAGCCGCCTAGAGCGCTAGCGTATTATCGACATCTTACATTAAGTTACAGAAGGTGTAATATTTTGTCCATCTCTAGTGCAAAAAATCTGCAGTGTTTGTTGTCAGATATAAAAATACGAATATCTCGCACGGGTCATATCGTCCGATCGGTCCTTGGTGTCGGTTCAGAACTAAAGGAGTTCTCCGATGACGGAGAATTATATCAAAATCAGAGAAACAATTACTCCACTTGGGCCATAGTCACTTCCATTAATTGACTCTGTAATTAATTTTGGTGAGTGCAATGCAAGCACGCCCGATGTAGAAGCATCACCACTGAGTTCCTTAAATCGCCACGTCTCTTTCTACTAAAAGGAATAAGGATCCCCCCTCTCGCGTCCAGACGGCAAATTCCAGTATTTAAGCGCGCCACCTCCATCTCCGCTTTATTTTCTCTCAACAACTCCCCTTCGATCCATCCGTTGCCGATTGAGTCCATATCATCATCATCAGTTCCAAAAGGTAATTAATTACCACCTTATCATCATGGCCCTTCttcggatctctctctctcatccctCGATCCAGCGGATGGTGCTTCTTGCATGCCTGCTATGTGCTTCTGTTCCATCCATGATTCAAGCTTTCCATGATCTGTTTGGTTGATTTCTAGAGGGAAAAGGAAGTGATGGAGCACAGCGAGCAGGAGCAGCACGCCATGGACCTGCCGCCGGGCTTCCGCTTCCACCCCACCGACGAGGAGCTCATCACGCACTACCTGGCCAAGAAGGTCGCCGACGCCCGCTTCGCCGCCCTCGCCGTCTCCGTCGCCGACCTCAACAAGTGCGAGCCCTGGGACCTGCCATGTAAGCACCTCTTATGCACCAACCTGTGTGATCCATACGATAGAACCCACGAGCTACCGAATTGATCAGACAACGCGCGCGCGCGCTCGTGCGTGTGCATGCAGCGCTGGCTAGGATGGGGGAGAAGGAGTGGTACTTCTTCTGCCTCAAGGACCGCAAGTACCCGACGGGGCTGAGGACCAACAGGGCCACCGAGTCCGGCTACTGGAAGGCCACCGGCAAGGACAAGGACATCTTCAGGGGCAAGGCCCTCGTCGGCATGAAGAAGACGCTCGTCTTCTACACCGGCAGGGCGCCCAAGGGCGACAAGTCCGGCTGGGTCATGCACGAGTACCGCCTCAACGCCAAGCTCCACGCCGCCAGCACCAGCCGCGGCTCCCTCTCCGGCGGCAGGGCCGCATCGTCCAGGGTAGCAACATCTTTTCACCATGCATGTATTGCTTGTGATCGATCATACTACTGTCGTATTAACCGCCGGCCGGCTGGTTCTCTTTGTAGAACGAGTGGGTGCTGTGCAGGGTGTTCAAGAAGAGCCTTGTAGGCGGCGTAGTGTCGTCGGCGCCGGCGTCGTCAGCAGCAAAGAAAAGCGGCGTGGAGATGATCGAGGAGATAGGGTCGTCCGTGGCCGCCGTCACCCCGCTCCCTGCGCTCCTGGACATGTCCGGCTCCGGCGCCTCCTTCGACCCGGCGGCGCACGTGACCTGCTTCTCCAACAACGCGCTGGAGGCGGGCCAGTTCTTCAACCCGACGGTGACGGGCGGCTGCGCCACGGACACGGACAACCACGGCCTAGCCTCGTCATACTCCCCGTTGGCAAGCTTCACGCAGTACGGTGGGCAGCTGCACCACGGCGTGAGCCTGAGCCTGGTGCAGCTCCTGGAGAGCAGCGGGTACCACCGTGGTCTCGCCGACGACATGGCTCCGTGCGGCAACCAGCAGCAGCCGGCGGCGTGCAAGGGCGAGCGGGAGAGGCTGAGCGCGTCGCAGGACACCGGGCTCACCTCCGACGTGAACCCCGAGATCTCTTCTTCCTTCGGCCAGAAGTTCGACCACGAGCCCGCGCCGTGGGGCTACTGACCAAGCAAGCTCTCCGCATGCACCGCGTTCGTGGCGAAGGATGGATCGATTATTAGCGCATTTACCGGTGCTAGATTACTGTAAATAAGCCCGCGAGGGATCGAGCTAGCACCGTTAATTAGCTTCATTGTGGTGTGATCTGTATAGTTGTAGATTAATCAGCAGTGTGGTGATTTGGGGGTGTAATTAGCATTATTGTATTGGGATCCATCGACATACTAGTATATTTCATTATCATTTTGCCAGGTTATGATCAATCAATCAACTAAGATATGGATAGTTTTGGCAGCTGCGTTCGTTAAGTTAGCAGGTCGATCAGTTAGGCTATATAGATAGACTAATTCTCTGTGATATAACTATGTTAcgagtagctagctagctagtgtgtgATGATCTCATGACGGAAACCTAACAGTTTGACCTGTTGTGATAGTAGTTAGCACCGCTAGCTAATCTAGCAATTAGACCTTAAAAGATTCGGTGGCGCCGGAGCTATGCGCCATTACTGTCTTGCTACCTTTGGCCCATGACTGGCATGTCTCAACCATCACACGCAAATCTAATCCCGATTACTGTCCTTGGGCGCGGATCACATCACGTCGCCACCCTTGCACAGTGCGCATGACATGACATGATGGGGGCGAGCTCAGTATTAGGGTTGGCAAACCGCAACAACACATAACAACTCTCGTGTCAGCAATCTGGTTCCCCGTGCCTTGTCTCAATGCCTGTGTGCCCCCCTAATGATTCGATGATCAGCTCCGTCGCATCTGATCGAGTGGGTCCCACACCTCCTTAGTAGAGCATCTGCTGTTTTCAATCAAAATCATGGTGGATCCAGTTCATGAAAATACTTGTTATATAGTGTGTGTATGTTGCCTGATTATCTTATTGAAAGAGAATTAGGGAGTATGTGGCAGGAAGCAGGGGCCGGTTAGGTCAGctaaccagagagagagagagagagcgcttcCCTACCATGCATGTCCATGGCCAGGGAGGGAGGTGATGGGCGAATGCGGCAAGGACATGTGTGCAGTCTCTGGATCCTCTTGGGCCGTCGGGGTGGGGCACCTGCCATAGTTTAAGATATCTCCTCTCTGTTTTTGTGTGTCTCGTATCTCTGGACATCATCTCCTCCGGAAATATATTCCCCTCCTGTCTGATTAAATATTTTGGTAGGCGCACAAGTGTCGATTTGACGGGTGTTCGTACTTCCGGCGATTCATCCTTAGCTGCCTACCACTACTCTGATGCGTTCAGGAACAAAGTCTCTGTACAAAGTGCTGTTGCATCCACTTTGTTTTCCCTTTGCCAGGGTAGGGTGAATCGGGTGTGCACGTCTGTTACATGCAACACAGTTGTGCACGGGTGAATCGTGGATTTTACCTTGCCTTCCCATCAAGTTCAGGTTcaattttttttaacacagtacagacgcaagcgcttatatacacgcgcatacactcatccctataaacgcacacacgcataccccctatgagcacctccgaaagactgagccggcatatcattttgaaatttacaaagtcaccgtaggcacctcgtcgtcaacAGGAACGTCTCCACCCACTGAATGCGTAtcaccgaaaatcctgaaataaatccaaaaataaatgcgagcatcaggatttgaaccctgatgggctggaaATACCACAGTCCctttaaccatccaaccataggttggttcgcaAGTTCAGGTTCATTTGACCGGTCTTTCTCACCGTCCTGCCCTGCCCTGCCCCCATCTCGATTAGCTCAGTAGAAATTACAGCTTGTGTAAAACGTGATCTAAACCAGAAAACGGGGAAAGAAAACGAGGCCCATTATGGGAACGGAAAGCCGTGGACGCACGCAGGGGCCTCCCTGCCGTCCCTCTCCGGCAGTGCCTGTCATCCAAGCCTTATCGCAGCGTAATTACGTTGTGAGGTCACTCGCCGCAATGCTACGGATCGATCCGTTCCGTTCCGTTCCATTCCATCTCCAAACCTAATGATTTCCGGCCGAGAAGCTTAGCCATGATCGATCGCTGTGATGAGAGTTAAGAGCCATAGTTGTCGCGTGGTTTGATTTCGATCGCCTTGGTCACAGCGCCCAGTCCCTTTCGGAAGAACAAGAAAAACTCCATAGCCACGGGACGAGAGATGTCGTCGATCCGGCTGTGGGGGTGGGATCCACCTAGTCCTGGAGCCCCAAAACCGGAAGGGGAGAAGGGCAAATCCATGCAAGGaacaagaggggggggggggggcagtcgtAGGCGTTGGCGTGAGACTCCAAGCCCTGATGTGTCTGACACGTACACTGTGCCTGCCATGGGAACTGTCCAGCCACAACGCCGGCCCGTCGGCCTCACCACGGGAAAATATTCCCCCCGTCCCCTCAGCGCTTTTGTAGGCTTCCTTGTGCCCCGTCACTTGTCCCGGCCGTGTTGCCGTGCACACAAGTAGCACGGGACTAGAGGCAATCCATCGAGCATCGACCTTGCTGGCCGGACAGTTCCGTGATCGATG
This region of Triticum aestivum cultivar Chinese Spring chromosome 2D, IWGSC CS RefSeq v2.1, whole genome shotgun sequence genomic DNA includes:
- the LOC123053546 gene encoding NAC domain-containing protein 92, producing the protein MEHSEQEQHAMDLPPGFRFHPTDEELITHYLAKKVADARFAALAVSVADLNKCEPWDLPSLARMGEKEWYFFCLKDRKYPTGLRTNRATESGYWKATGKDKDIFRGKALVGMKKTLVFYTGRAPKGDKSGWVMHEYRLNAKLHAASTSRGSLSGGRAASSRNEWVLCRVFKKSLVGGVVSSAPASSAAKKSGVEMIEEIGSSVAAVTPLPALLDMSGSGASFDPAAHVTCFSNNALEAGQFFNPTVTGGCATDTDNHGLASSYSPLASFTQYGGQLHHGVSLSLVQLLESSGYHRGLADDMAPCGNQQQPAACKGERERLSASQDTGLTSDVNPEISSSFGQKFDHEPAPWGY